The proteins below come from a single Scatophagus argus isolate fScaArg1 chromosome 15, fScaArg1.pri, whole genome shotgun sequence genomic window:
- the chrm5a gene encoding muscarinic acetylcholine receptor M5a encodes MEGENILNSTLNTSTMDIHLVTHSLWEVITIATVSAIVSLITIVGNVLVMLSFKVNSQLKTVNNYYLLSLAAADLIIGVFSMNLYTSYILMGYWALGNLACDLWLAVDYVASNASVMNLLVISFDRYFSITRPLTYRAKRTPKRAGIMIGLAWLVSLILWAPPILCWQYFVGKRTVPERQCQIQFFSEPVITFGTAIAAFYIPVSVMTILYCRIYKETEKRTKDLAELQGINCPTDSGVTHPQKTIIRSCFSCKLRSASHDRNQASWSSSSRSNAAKSTATASDEWSKAGQLTTFNSYASSEDEDRPVSPGGFQPSFRNQACETIKSGVGSESEQLSSYEEDSFFQTLPKSNSQKSSKCVSYKFKPVAKDAHVEHHSKNGDTKMAPSAFSSAESMSVPSTSSTSKPTDATLKSQITKRKRMVLIKERKAAQTLSAILLAFILTWTPYNIMVLISTFCSDCIPLSLWHLGYWLCYVNSTVNPMCYALCNKTFQKTFRMLLLCQWKKKRIEEKLYWYGQNPGVSSKLT; translated from the coding sequence ATGGAAGGAGAAAACATACTGAACTCTACTTTAAATACCAGTACAATGGATATCCACTTGGTCACTCACAGTCTGTGGGAGGTGATCACCATTGCGACTGTGTCAGCTATAGTCAGCCTCATCACCATTGTGGGGAATGTCCTGGTGATGCTCTCCTTTAAAGTTAACAGCCAGCTAAAGACAGTGAATAATTACTATCTGCTGAGTCTGGCAGCTGCTGATCTCATCATCGGTGTTTTCTCCATGAACCTGTACACTTCTTATATACTTATGGGCTACTGGGCCCTAGGGAACCTCGCCTGTGACCTGTGGCTGGCAGTAGACTATGTAGCCAGCAATGCTTCAGTCATGAACCTGTTGGTGATCAGTTTTGACAGATATTTTTCCATCACCAGACCTCTGACCTACAGGGCCAAACGGACTCCCAAACGAGCTGGGATCATGATAGGTCTGGCCTGGCTGGTGTCACTTATTCTGTGGGCCCCACCTATTCTCTGTTGGCAGTATTTTGTAGGGAAAAGAACTGTGCCTGAGAGGCAATGTCAGATCCAGTTTTTCTCTGAGCCTGTGATAACCTTTGGGACAGCAATTGCTGCATTTTACATTCCTGTATCAGTCATGACAATCCTATACTGTCGAATCTACAAGGAGACTGAGAAGAGGACCAAAGATCTGGCGGAACTGCAGGGGATTAACTGTCCCACAGACTCTGGGGTCACCCATCCTCAGAAGACCATTATCAGATCCTGTTTTAGCTGTAAATTAAGGTCAGCTTCACATGACAGGAATCAAGCCTCTTGGTCCTCCTCCAGCAGAAGCAATGCTGCCAAATCAACAGCCACCGCCAGTGATGAGTGGTCCAAAGCTGGACAGTTGACCACCTTCAACAGTTATGCCTCTTCTGAGGATGAGGACAGGCCTGTGTCTCCAGGGGGCTTCCAGCCCTCCTTCAGAAACCAGGCTTGTGAGACCATCAAGAGTGGAGTGGGCAGTGAGAGTGAGCAGCTCAGCAGCTATGAGGAGGATAGCTTCTTCCAGACACTACCCAAAAGCAACTCACAGAAGAGCAGCAAGTGTGTGTCCTACAAGTTCAAGCCTGTGGCCAAAGATGCTCATGTGGAGCACCACAGCAAAAATGGAGATACTAAAATGGCCCCCTCAGCGTTCTCCTCAGCCGAGTCCATGAGTGTTCCATCAACGTCGTCGACATCTAAGCCCACAGATGCCACCCTGAAGAGCCAGATTaccaagaggaagaggatggtgCTGATCAAGGAGAGGAAGGCAGCTCAGACTCTCAGTGCTATCTTGCTGGCCTTCATCCTAACATGGACGCCTTATAACATCATGGTGCTTATTTCCACTTTCTGTTCTGACTGCATTCCCCTCTCACTCTGGCATCTGGGTTACTGGTTGTGTTACGTCAACAGCACCGTCAATCCCATGTGCTACGCCCTTTGTAACAAGACTTTCCAAAAGACCTTCCGTATGCTTTTACTTTgccagtggaagaaaaaaaggattgaGGAGAAACTATACTGGTATGGACAAAACCCTGGGGTCAGCTCCAAACTGACATaa